The Hyperthermus butylicus DSM 5456 genome includes a region encoding these proteins:
- a CDS encoding SAM hydrolase/SAM-dependent halogenase family protein — translation MAPRPTGVVVYMSDFGWSDPYAGIVRGVIDLVSGGRVRVIDLTHDVPAFSIVAGAYILYTGYRFFRPGTVFLVVVDPGVGTERRAIAVETRNYYFVGPDNGVLYPAIEEDGIVRVHEISNEAIFLKPVSMSFHGRDVFGPAAALLALGVPVSALGGPVEPSTLRRLSLRTQCINEGRVEAEVVYIDHFGNVALGLERDCVERLCRRSGRVVVETGRGVFEAKCLPVFSHAEPGEMVFYLNSLGFPELAVNLGNAGEKLGVRIGERLVIAPG, via the coding sequence TTGGCTCCGCGGCCTACTGGCGTGGTAGTTTACATGAGTGATTTCGGGTGGAGTGACCCTTATGCAGGCATTGTGCGCGGCGTTATCGACCTCGTCTCGGGTGGCCGTGTTAGGGTTATCGACTTGACGCATGATGTTCCCGCCTTTAGTATTGTTGCTGGCGCCTACATACTATACACTGGCTACAGGTTCTTTCGCCCCGGCACAGTCTTCCTGGTGGTCGTAGACCCGGGTGTTGGTACCGAGCGCCGAGCAATAGCCGTCGAGACTAGGAACTATTATTTCGTAGGCCCTGACAACGGCGTACTCTATCCAGCCATCGAGGAGGATGGTATTGTGAGAGTACACGAGATAAGTAACGAGGCAATATTCCTCAAACCAGTCTCAATGAGCTTCCATGGCCGCGACGTCTTCGGCCCAGCTGCAGCCCTCCTAGCCCTCGGCGTGCCTGTAAGTGCCCTCGGCGGCCCGGTTGAGCCCTCTACGCTACGTAGACTGAGCCTGAGAACACAATGCATAAATGAAGGCCGCGTTGAGGCCGAGGTAGTCTACATAGACCATTTCGGCAATGTAGCGCTAGGCCTCGAGAGGGATTGTGTGGAAAGGCTCTGCAGGCGGAGCGGCAGGGTGGTTGTGGAGACTGGTAGAGGAGTGTTTGAGGCTAAGTGTCTCCCAGTGTTTAGTCATGCAGAGCCGGGGGAGATGGTGTTCTACCTTAACAGTCTGGGGTTCCCAGAGCTGGCAGTAAACCTTGGAAATGCAGGGGAAAAGCTGGGTGTGAGGATAGGAGAGAGATTAGTTATCGCGCCTGGCTAG
- the feoB gene encoding ferrous iron transport protein B — protein MVLQIGHKSGTKTLQKGKDCKLVVALVGNPNVGKSTLFNTLTGKTAHVANWPGVTVELEAAVSRYGDKTICFVDLPGTYGISASSQEEVVAREFIVTGIPDVILVIADATAPERTLYLALQILELTARVVIALNKMDLAHSMGIHIHVDELEKKLGVPVVTVSALQRLGIDELMRTLIDVAEGRKGRKEPLRIDYGVLEPYIAELEAHIARDNPLKNYNPRWLAVRLIEGDPRLEELLVKAGRGDIVEKARELREHFRKSSGMNPEDAAVSARFEYAEKLVKGAIVRVQRPESKLAAILEELFQRPILGPVLGLSLLFLAFLAIFTVNTGFPLNIIFEELGYVDLAAMVEEYSISGLLGSFFNWLAGATEAALAGRTPEWIVSLLADGVIPGVGSVLSFLPLIMLVSAVIAMMEDSGVAPRIAMAMHGLFARFGLSGKALFPMLISFGCNVPGVMASRAAIEEEERIETVLAIPFIPCQARLLVLLAFMLTFVHSPVMQAAGVLAAYLLGILVYLLTALLVRRLYFKRRDAPEFVIEIPPIHKPSWRVVWWITWDYSKHFLKKAGGIILALSVVTWALLSYGPGGVVGNSAESYGAMLGKYFAPIAETLWGMDRETAWRVMFAVINGFIAKEALVETVALMQGTEDPVEALQSLGLTTPQAMALLVFVMLYLPCLATLAVMYQEVRSAKLVLAALAYMVSLATVFSLATYYVLLPLT, from the coding sequence ATGGTGCTACAGATAGGCCATAAATCTGGGACGAAGACGCTTCAAAAAGGAAAGGATTGCAAACTAGTAGTAGCATTGGTTGGCAACCCTAATGTCGGCAAATCAACATTGTTCAACACGCTTACGGGCAAGACGGCCCATGTTGCAAACTGGCCCGGTGTAACAGTAGAGCTTGAAGCTGCTGTGAGTAGGTATGGTGACAAGACGATATGCTTTGTAGACTTACCAGGCACCTATGGCATCTCCGCTTCCAGCCAGGAGGAGGTCGTAGCTAGGGAGTTTATTGTCACTGGCATACCGGACGTCATACTCGTAATCGCCGACGCAACAGCACCAGAGAGAACCCTCTACCTCGCACTACAGATACTTGAGTTAACAGCACGAGTAGTCATAGCCCTTAACAAGATGGATCTAGCCCATAGCATGGGCATACACATCCACGTAGACGAACTCGAGAAGAAGCTGGGAGTACCCGTGGTTACTGTCTCGGCGCTACAGAGGCTGGGAATAGACGAACTCATGAGAACCTTGATTGATGTTGCTGAGGGGAGGAAGGGGCGTAAAGAGCCACTAAGAATAGACTATGGTGTTCTCGAACCATACATAGCTGAGCTGGAAGCTCACATAGCTAGGGATAATCCGCTCAAGAACTACAATCCTAGGTGGTTAGCGGTACGCCTCATAGAGGGCGATCCACGGCTCGAGGAACTGCTGGTGAAGGCCGGCCGTGGCGACATCGTGGAGAAGGCTAGGGAGCTGAGAGAGCACTTCCGCAAGAGTAGTGGCATGAACCCGGAGGATGCTGCAGTGTCAGCAAGGTTCGAGTATGCTGAGAAGCTGGTGAAGGGTGCCATTGTCCGGGTTCAGAGGCCGGAGTCGAAGCTAGCAGCGATACTCGAAGAACTCTTTCAGAGGCCTATACTTGGCCCCGTGCTTGGCCTCTCGCTGCTATTCCTAGCATTCCTTGCGATCTTCACGGTTAACACCGGGTTCCCACTGAACATAATATTCGAGGAACTAGGTTACGTGGACCTCGCCGCAATGGTGGAGGAGTATAGTATTAGCGGGTTGCTGGGCAGCTTCTTCAACTGGCTAGCAGGCGCTACCGAGGCAGCACTAGCTGGGAGGACCCCGGAGTGGATTGTGAGCCTGCTAGCCGATGGGGTGATACCGGGTGTAGGCAGTGTATTATCATTCCTCCCGCTAATCATGCTGGTATCTGCTGTCATAGCAATGATGGAGGATTCCGGCGTAGCACCGAGGATAGCTATGGCGATGCACGGGTTATTTGCCAGGTTCGGGCTCAGCGGCAAGGCGCTATTCCCGATGCTGATCAGCTTTGGCTGTAACGTGCCGGGCGTAATGGCTAGCAGGGCTGCAATAGAGGAGGAGGAGCGTATTGAAACAGTACTAGCCATACCGTTCATACCGTGCCAGGCACGCCTGCTGGTGCTGCTAGCGTTCATGCTAACCTTCGTACATTCGCCCGTGATGCAGGCTGCAGGAGTACTAGCTGCATATCTGCTCGGCATACTGGTGTACCTGTTAACAGCGCTACTAGTACGGAGGCTATACTTCAAGAGGAGGGATGCCCCAGAGTTTGTGATAGAGATACCGCCGATACACAAGCCGAGCTGGAGGGTTGTATGGTGGATAACATGGGACTATAGCAAACACTTCCTAAAGAAGGCTGGTGGCATCATCCTCGCACTGAGCGTGGTAACATGGGCCTTGCTGAGCTACGGGCCAGGCGGCGTGGTTGGGAATTCTGCTGAGAGCTATGGCGCCATGCTGGGCAAGTACTTCGCACCAATAGCCGAGACCTTGTGGGGCATGGATCGCGAAACTGCGTGGAGAGTAATGTTCGCGGTTATCAACGGCTTTATAGCGAAGGAGGCTCTGGTAGAGACTGTTGCACTAATGCAGGGCACAGAGGACCCCGTAGAAGCTCTCCAGAGCCTAGGCTTAACAACACCACAAGCAATGGCTCTGCTCGTATTCGTGATGCTCTACCTGCCATGCCTAGCAACACTGGCCGTGATGTATCAGGAGGTTAGGAGCGCCAAGCTCGTACTAGCAGCACTAGCATACATGGTATCACTCGCGACAGTATTCTCGCTCGCAACCTACTACGTACTACTACCATTGACATAG
- a CDS encoding metal-dependent transcriptional regulator: MDFRSRRAVAERRRLTGTEAATTALEDYLVTIYKLEETLGAARTTLIAKELGVKPATVSKILTKLEAEGYVVREKYRGARLTGLGRRIAERIIWKHRVIERFLHDYVGLDPLRAHRYAHMMEHLPDEIIDRIYERLGRPGTCPMGNPIPGAKVPEEIRRAVPLSSLQSGACGKIVRITMAVHEWGRRLIEQGIFIGRRVCVIYAGQSHLIVDVEGIGEREVPVMHACLVYVLPENSAS; this comes from the coding sequence GTGGATTTTCGTAGCAGGCGGGCGGTTGCGGAGAGAAGGAGGCTAACCGGCACCGAAGCAGCAACGACAGCTCTCGAGGACTACCTTGTAACTATATACAAGCTCGAGGAGACGCTGGGGGCTGCACGCACGACTCTTATAGCAAAGGAACTTGGGGTTAAGCCAGCTACGGTGTCGAAGATCCTGACTAAGCTTGAAGCTGAGGGCTACGTAGTGAGGGAGAAGTATCGCGGTGCACGCTTAACGGGGCTCGGTAGGAGGATTGCCGAGCGCATCATCTGGAAACACCGTGTGATAGAGAGGTTTCTTCACGACTACGTGGGCCTAGACCCGCTCAGGGCTCACAGATATGCGCACATGATGGAGCATCTCCCCGACGAGATTATTGATAGAATCTATGAGAGGCTTGGTAGGCCCGGCACGTGTCCGATGGGCAACCCGATCCCGGGTGCTAAGGTTCCCGAGGAGATACGGAGGGCGGTGCCGCTCTCAAGCCTCCAGAGCGGTGCATGTGGGAAGATTGTGAGGATAACAATGGCTGTCCATGAGTGGGGCCGTAGGCTCATAGAGCAGGGCATATTTATTGGTCGTCGTGTCTGCGTAATCTATGCTGGGCAAAGCCACTTGATAGTAGACGTTGAGGGTATCGGCGAGCGAGAGGTTCCCGTCATGCACGCCTGCCTCGTATATGTTCTACCAGAAAACAGTGCTAGCTAA
- a CDS encoding FeoA family protein produces the protein MPTDTSRPRAVPLVALPPGSRARILTVTNGGHGVRMRLLQMGLTPGAVVEIVENYGRGPILVRVRGAVIALGRGLAEKVLVEPV, from the coding sequence ATGCCTACGGACACGTCACGTCCGAGAGCGGTCCCGCTAGTAGCATTACCGCCAGGCTCTAGGGCCCGCATATTAACCGTCACAAACGGAGGCCATGGTGTAAGGATGAGGCTCCTACAAATGGGGCTAACGCCCGGCGCTGTCGTCGAGATAGTGGAGAACTATGGTAGGGGCCCTATACTCGTAAGGGTTCGCGGCGCCGTCATAGCCCTTGGGCGTGGCTTGGCGGAAAAGGTTCTAGTAGAGCCCGTCTAG
- a CDS encoding carboxypeptidase M32, producing the protein MSEQTHLFQDEIVKKIIEKTRVLWALKHALSLMSWDLETYMPPRGVEDRSVAFEELEGLLHRLSRDPELEKLVEKANERLDQLNDYERGVVRVMKRMLRIVKLIPEELARREAKVSSEATVVWREAKKKADFKMFEPYLKEIVEIQREKAERLGYEEHPYDALLDLYEEGLRTRDMEAIFSELVPATKRILEKVLSGGFYPQNHPLEEAKYDVARARELLKSILNGFEWPWDRGRLDESAHPFTIELGMNDVRITVRYEGYDIKRAVYSLVHEYGHALYELQIDPRIARTPIGHGVSMGVHESQSRFWENIVGRGPWFIPWLKERMDKTIGYTRDYTLLELYRYVNTVKPGLIRVDADEVTYNLHIYLRFTIEKKLIEQSLNVDEVPQVWDDMMEELLGVRPRNAAEGVLQDIHWSHGSIGYFPTYTLGNVIAAMIWRTLWSRSQELLRELRLAELRRWLGENIHKWGATYPPKELVKRVMGEEITAGPLIEYLEWKYLKLPGEVEDYLKP; encoded by the coding sequence TTGTCCGAGCAGACCCATCTCTTCCAGGACGAGATCGTCAAGAAGATAATTGAGAAGACCCGCGTCCTCTGGGCACTCAAGCACGCCCTAAGCCTCATGAGCTGGGATCTGGAGACATACATGCCCCCGCGCGGCGTAGAGGACCGCTCAGTAGCGTTCGAGGAGCTTGAGGGCCTCCTCCATAGGCTCAGCAGGGATCCGGAGCTTGAGAAGCTTGTGGAGAAGGCTAATGAGAGGCTAGACCAGCTAAACGACTACGAGCGCGGCGTTGTAAGGGTTATGAAGAGGATGCTCCGCATTGTGAAGCTCATACCGGAGGAGCTAGCTAGGAGGGAGGCAAAGGTATCAAGCGAAGCTACGGTGGTCTGGAGGGAGGCCAAGAAGAAGGCTGACTTCAAGATGTTCGAGCCATATCTAAAGGAGATCGTCGAGATACAGAGGGAGAAGGCTGAACGGTTAGGCTACGAGGAGCACCCCTACGACGCGCTCCTAGACCTCTACGAAGAGGGACTAAGGACACGCGACATGGAAGCCATCTTCTCCGAGCTAGTCCCCGCAACCAAAAGGATCCTGGAGAAGGTGCTGAGCGGCGGCTTCTACCCGCAGAATCACCCTCTCGAAGAGGCAAAGTACGATGTGGCCAGGGCGAGGGAGCTCCTCAAATCAATACTTAACGGCTTTGAGTGGCCATGGGATCGTGGCAGGCTCGATGAGTCAGCTCACCCATTCACCATAGAGCTAGGCATGAACGATGTTAGAATAACAGTGCGCTACGAGGGCTATGACATCAAGAGGGCTGTGTATAGCCTCGTGCACGAGTATGGCCACGCCCTCTACGAGCTACAGATAGACCCGAGGATAGCACGCACACCAATAGGCCACGGTGTCAGCATGGGTGTGCACGAGAGCCAGTCCAGGTTCTGGGAGAACATAGTTGGACGTGGCCCCTGGTTCATACCATGGCTCAAAGAGAGGATGGACAAAACGATAGGCTACACTAGGGACTACACCCTCCTAGAGCTATATAGGTATGTTAACACTGTGAAGCCGGGCCTCATAAGGGTTGACGCCGACGAGGTAACCTATAACCTCCACATCTACCTCAGGTTCACGATAGAGAAGAAGCTGATAGAGCAGAGCCTAAACGTTGACGAGGTGCCCCAGGTGTGGGACGACATGATGGAGGAGCTGCTGGGCGTAAGGCCGCGCAATGCTGCTGAGGGCGTGCTACAGGATATACACTGGAGCCACGGGAGTATAGGCTACTTCCCAACCTACACGCTAGGCAACGTGATAGCAGCAATGATATGGAGAACTCTGTGGAGCCGCAGCCAGGAGCTGCTGCGAGAGCTGAGGCTAGCAGAGCTGCGCAGATGGCTCGGCGAGAACATACACAAGTGGGGTGCAACCTATCCGCCGAAGGAGCTTGTGAAGAGGGTTATGGGCGAAGAGATAACTGCAGGGCCTCTCATAGAGTATCTGGAGTGGAAGTACCTCAAGCTGCCGGGAGAGGTAGAGGATTATCTCAAGCCATAG
- a CDS encoding DsbA family protein, which translates to MVKPRRSRRHSILLVAGVLAVVVGVVAMFMTYFRGGGGSAEFCLGDGPAVAVVYVDGQEKLAEELKRYLELQLAGHISGARYCTIEASKFGDEFRVYPVILVKAQNISSQLASILLNTTVKDGWRPVRLDYTAAFAAQIAVQLGVKGPVYRNTATLLVVDGSTPFTKVNVSALKQLIMENERYHVLFSAIFTANITDVKVVEEPPDGVEPVVRPAFYAVSQADLSEGAPALREVAPSIYETDVNIAAMIAGSPVLDAFESRELPKGLEAHPSLGSGPVHIAIFEDFACPYCALFYKTVFPGIEKYIENNTVTFHVLDLIIHNNENVVRIHKLLLCYYNATGNSEVYLEEARRIYSELMIYASEPVTGNKTFYDRLGEIAAELASSLNASADCSAASLVDESTREALRLGLTGTPSFAVWSENSSTVIYFVGYRPLDYFRELITWFLEHSR; encoded by the coding sequence ATGGTTAAGCCTCGTAGGTCACGTAGGCATAGTATCTTACTTGTAGCTGGTGTACTAGCTGTCGTAGTTGGTGTTGTAGCAATGTTCATGACGTATTTTCGGGGAGGAGGTGGCAGCGCCGAATTCTGCCTGGGTGATGGGCCAGCTGTAGCGGTAGTCTACGTGGATGGCCAGGAAAAACTTGCAGAAGAGCTCAAAAGGTATCTCGAACTCCAGCTAGCCGGGCATATCAGTGGTGCTAGATACTGTACCATAGAGGCGTCAAAGTTTGGAGACGAGTTTAGGGTGTATCCGGTCATACTTGTGAAAGCCCAGAACATTAGCAGCCAGCTCGCCTCAATACTCCTAAACACTACGGTGAAGGATGGCTGGAGGCCAGTGAGGCTAGACTATACAGCGGCTTTTGCAGCCCAAATAGCAGTACAGCTCGGCGTCAAAGGCCCAGTGTACCGTAATACTGCGACGCTACTCGTAGTCGACGGCTCTACGCCCTTCACAAAGGTCAATGTCTCGGCCCTTAAGCAGCTAATTATGGAGAACGAGCGGTACCATGTGTTGTTCTCGGCGATATTTACAGCCAATATAACGGACGTAAAGGTGGTTGAAGAGCCGCCGGATGGTGTAGAACCGGTAGTTAGACCAGCATTTTACGCGGTTTCCCAGGCTGACCTCTCGGAAGGTGCTCCGGCGCTGCGCGAGGTGGCACCAAGCATCTACGAGACTGACGTCAATATCGCAGCGATGATTGCCGGTAGCCCCGTCCTTGATGCCTTCGAGTCCCGCGAGCTGCCCAAGGGGCTTGAGGCTCATCCCTCGCTGGGCAGTGGCCCGGTGCACATAGCAATATTCGAGGACTTTGCATGTCCTTACTGTGCGCTATTCTATAAGACGGTGTTTCCAGGCATAGAGAAGTACATAGAAAACAACACCGTGACATTCCACGTGCTAGACCTGATAATACACAACAACGAGAATGTGGTTAGGATACACAAGCTCCTCCTCTGCTACTACAATGCTACAGGGAACTCAGAGGTCTACCTCGAGGAGGCTAGGAGGATATACTCGGAGCTAATGATATATGCTAGCGAGCCCGTAACCGGAAACAAGACCTTCTACGATAGGCTGGGAGAGATAGCGGCAGAGCTGGCTTCAAGCCTTAACGCGTCTGCAGACTGTAGCGCGGCAAGCCTAGTCGATGAATCTACTAGGGAGGCGCTTCGTCTAGGCTTGACGGGCACACCCAGCTTCGCTGTATGGAGCGAGAATAGTAGCACGGTAATCTACTTCGTTGGCTATAGGCCCCTAGACTACTTCCGCGAGCTAATAACATGGTTTTTAGAGCATAGCCGGTAG
- a CDS encoding NUDIX hydrolase produces the protein MAAERRVEELCRGRRLVLARIYDVVKGSVKAFDALLHPGAVAVVAEENGRILLEKQYRPVVGEWLYEIPAGTLEPGEEPEETARRELVEETGYEPGWLKRLVEFYTSPGVSTEKLVVFAAGDLRWRGQKLEEDELIEVEWVKLEEALEMIRGGVIRDAKSIIGILYYHAGRVMGWL, from the coding sequence GTGGCAGCTGAAAGACGTGTTGAAGAGCTTTGCCGGGGGCGTAGACTCGTTCTCGCCCGGATATACGACGTCGTGAAAGGCAGTGTTAAGGCCTTCGACGCACTGCTCCACCCTGGCGCGGTAGCTGTAGTAGCTGAGGAGAATGGAAGGATACTGCTCGAGAAGCAGTACCGGCCTGTTGTTGGCGAGTGGCTCTACGAGATACCCGCTGGCACCCTTGAACCTGGGGAGGAGCCCGAGGAGACGGCTAGGAGAGAGCTTGTAGAGGAGACTGGCTACGAGCCCGGCTGGCTAAAGAGGCTTGTAGAGTTCTATACGAGTCCAGGTGTCTCAACAGAGAAGCTCGTAGTATTTGCTGCAGGGGATCTCCGGTGGAGGGGGCAGAAACTCGAGGAGGACGAGCTCATAGAGGTTGAGTGGGTGAAACTCGAGGAAGCTCTTGAAATGATACGTGGTGGCGTCATAAGGGATGCCAAGTCGATTATAGGGATACTGTACTACCATGCAGGCCGGGTTATGGGCTGGCTTTAG
- a CDS encoding ABC transporter substrate-binding protein → MAYRSVALIILLVVAALVAGIAIGYTVGGKNGMAPAQEQPVTQPAGQEPQAGMQGEPQVVEEALRSRVVVLVDALGREVTLARPPERIASLAPSITEVVCALGACDRLVAVDNISMSIVERELGAEAVKLVSVGSFWQPSSELVLSANPDMVLACSGVPAQEAMVGQLEDADIKVFFLRCDRSRNIGDIYWDISTLGVMLNETAKASEIIEEIQARLQSVATAVANETSPTVALVVYMDSNGVYVAGGGNFQDNLIQLAGGVNVFGDYYGWPMISYEDIVVRDPDYIVVTSMGTANDTISLIKSTLLSKTKAYSEGHVCIVTGEAVDVLSRPSVRIADAVELLASILHPDAVEPPSKLAGYITCIGAGG, encoded by the coding sequence GTGGCGTATAGGTCTGTTGCACTGATTATCCTCCTTGTGGTGGCGGCGCTGGTAGCCGGTATAGCGATAGGCTACACGGTTGGCGGCAAGAATGGGATGGCGCCGGCCCAAGAGCAGCCAGTGACACAGCCAGCTGGGCAAGAGCCACAAGCTGGTATGCAGGGGGAGCCCCAGGTTGTTGAGGAGGCTTTGAGGAGTAGGGTTGTGGTCCTCGTAGATGCTCTCGGGAGGGAGGTGACACTAGCCAGGCCGCCGGAGAGGATTGCGAGCCTAGCACCCTCGATAACAGAGGTCGTCTGCGCCCTCGGCGCGTGTGATAGGCTAGTTGCAGTGGACAATATTTCAATGTCTATAGTCGAGAGGGAACTTGGAGCTGAGGCTGTGAAGCTGGTTAGTGTCGGCAGCTTCTGGCAGCCATCAAGCGAGCTAGTATTATCAGCTAATCCAGACATGGTGCTCGCATGTAGCGGCGTACCGGCCCAGGAGGCTATGGTAGGTCAGCTTGAGGATGCCGACATCAAGGTATTCTTCCTGCGCTGCGACAGGTCGAGGAATATCGGGGACATTTACTGGGACATATCGACTCTTGGCGTCATGCTAAACGAAACGGCAAAGGCCAGCGAGATTATCGAGGAGATACAGGCTAGGCTACAGAGTGTAGCAACAGCCGTAGCCAACGAGACAAGCCCCACGGTAGCCCTTGTCGTCTACATGGATTCCAACGGTGTCTACGTGGCTGGAGGCGGTAACTTCCAGGACAACCTTATACAGCTTGCAGGCGGCGTAAACGTATTCGGAGACTACTATGGCTGGCCGATGATTAGCTACGAGGATATTGTGGTCCGCGATCCCGACTACATAGTGGTAACAAGTATGGGCACTGCAAACGATACCATAAGCCTCATAAAGTCCACGCTGCTAAGCAAGACCAAGGCGTATAGTGAGGGTCACGTCTGCATAGTGACGGGTGAGGCTGTTGACGTCCTTAGCAGGCCCTCGGTAAGGATTGCCGATGCAGTGGAGCTGCTAGCATCGATACTACATCCAGACGCTGTGGAACCCCCGAGCAAGCTGGCAGGCTACATAACTTGCATAGGCGCTGGGGGCTGA
- a CDS encoding iron ABC transporter permease, with product MASFLPLTITLLLFPLLILASLAVGPAGLVNPLDPGSQLIARLRLMRTLLAVGVGTALGLSGTLVQYSVANPLASPSILGVSAGALAAASAAYIVYRGSPPPAAPLAAAVMGGLAAYALTLAIASRAGLTRVSMVLAGIAVSSSLAGIASMLVIYINARYHVASALLLMGSFAYAVEEKVLVAAVAALVAAATALILANPLDALSYGDETALSLGYSPAKIRLAATAAAVAATAATVYAAGLIGFADLVAANIARSIAGSHPSRSAPASALIGAEIALAADIAGRLAATTIRLGEIPAGLLTSTVGGLFLAFLVARKAGQGW from the coding sequence TTGGCGAGTTTTTTACCACTCACGATAACCTTGCTGCTCTTCCCACTCCTTATCCTCGCGAGCCTTGCGGTGGGGCCCGCGGGGCTGGTAAACCCTCTGGATCCGGGAAGCCAGCTCATAGCAAGGCTCCGGCTCATGCGCACCCTTCTAGCAGTAGGTGTCGGCACTGCCCTGGGTCTCTCCGGGACACTAGTCCAGTACAGCGTGGCCAACCCCCTGGCGAGCCCGAGCATACTTGGAGTCTCAGCTGGCGCCCTTGCTGCAGCCTCGGCGGCCTACATCGTGTATCGTGGGTCTCCCCCGCCAGCTGCACCGTTGGCAGCGGCTGTAATGGGTGGGCTAGCTGCGTATGCGTTGACGCTAGCTATAGCTTCGAGGGCGGGGCTCACGAGAGTCTCCATGGTGCTCGCCGGTATAGCGGTCTCGAGCAGCCTCGCTGGCATAGCCAGTATGCTCGTAATATACATCAATGCACGGTACCATGTGGCATCAGCGCTGTTGCTAATGGGAAGTTTTGCCTATGCGGTCGAGGAGAAAGTGTTAGTAGCAGCTGTAGCTGCGCTAGTAGCAGCGGCTACAGCGCTAATCCTGGCAAACCCTCTCGACGCTCTCTCATACGGCGACGAGACAGCACTAAGCCTAGGCTACAGCCCAGCCAAGATAAGGCTCGCAGCTACAGCAGCCGCGGTAGCAGCTACAGCAGCCACGGTCTACGCCGCCGGGCTCATAGGCTTCGCCGACCTCGTAGCAGCCAACATAGCCAGGAGCATTGCTGGAAGCCATCCCTCAAGATCGGCGCCAGCCTCGGCGCTGATAGGTGCAGAGATAGCACTAGCAGCAGACATAGCAGGAAGGCTAGCAGCAACAACCATAAGGCTCGGCGAGATCCCAGCAGGCCTCCTCACAAGCACTGTTGGCGGATTATTCCTTGCCTTCCTCGTAGCGAGAAAGGCGGGACAGGGATGGTGA
- a CDS encoding ATP-binding cassette domain-containing protein: MQHVLEAENVTVEFNGRIVLRDINLKLESGKLTVILGPNGAGKTTLLKDTSRDN; encoded by the coding sequence ATGCAGCACGTCCTAGAGGCTGAGAACGTCACAGTAGAGTTCAACGGTAGAATAGTACTCCGGGACATAAACCTGAAGCTCGAGTCAGGTAAGCTCACGGTAATCCTTGGCCCAAACGGTGCTGGCAAGACAACACTCCTCAAGGACACTAGCCGGGATAATTAA
- a CDS encoding ABC transporter ATP-binding protein, with amino-acid sequence MAQTVLARQHSSRTLAGIIKPTRGVVKLDGKPVHAMNPRTRARLIAYTPVALEAPGLGQTVAEYVAASLYPYGHSLKIGLTSYDLQEAITHLGKLEAEHLAQRRLATLSSGEQKRSIIAHGLARRPIVLLADEPTSLLDMRARLLAYRVLRLEAEKGRIVVASTHDMLLAALYADHVVVIDKGVVVAQGTAGKVLSSELLEAVFSVKIAVAEVDGRTVPIPLEPL; translated from the coding sequence TTGGCCCAAACGGTGCTGGCAAGACAACACTCCTCAAGGACACTAGCCGGGATAATTAAGCCAACCCGGGGAGTGGTAAAACTCGATGGCAAGCCGGTACATGCGATGAACCCTCGTACCCGGGCAAGACTAATCGCCTACACTCCGGTCGCCCTCGAGGCGCCAGGCCTAGGCCAAACAGTGGCAGAATACGTGGCTGCGAGCCTCTACCCCTACGGTCACAGCCTCAAAATAGGCCTAACCAGCTACGACCTCCAGGAAGCAATAACCCATCTAGGAAAGCTAGAAGCTGAACACCTAGCACAACGGAGACTAGCAACCCTAAGCAGTGGCGAGCAAAAACGCAGCATTATAGCCCACGGCCTCGCCAGGAGGCCCATAGTGCTACTCGCCGACGAGCCAACAAGCCTACTAGACATGAGGGCCCGGCTACTAGCCTACAGAGTGCTCCGCCTAGAAGCAGAGAAGGGCCGGATAGTCGTGGCATCAACCCACGACATGCTTCTTGCGGCACTCTATGCAGACCACGTAGTAGTCATAGATAAGGGCGTGGTCGTAGCGCAGGGCACAGCGGGAAAAGTACTATCCAGCGAGCTTCTCGAGGCAGTCTTCTCGGTTAAGATAGCAGTAGCAGAAGTGGATGGAAGAACAGTCCCCATACCACTTGAGCCACTTTAA